One genomic segment of Candidatus Thermoplasmatota archaeon includes these proteins:
- a CDS encoding metallophosphoesterase, translating into MIIAHISDLHCGRSWMFKEDFLEKAVKLVKKLDPDLTIVTGDLTDWGLKSEFEQALHYLDMLNEPWYTVPGNHDARHEGFKVFESLWKRPSRLFVQEHDNLLLAGMDSSEPDIDEGHVGRDQTEWLGKQLDNAQSECLPIVFLHHHLVPVPNTGRERNVLVDSGEVLFKLFEYGIPLVLTGHKHTPWVWNLNGLIVSTAGTVSCERTAIPNSFNIIEIDDGKVMISKQILAEDKREKIYSGKISRPSIPSG; encoded by the coding sequence ATGATAATCGCACATATCTCGGACCTCCATTGCGGAAGAAGCTGGATGTTCAAGGAGGACTTCCTCGAGAAGGCCGTCAAGCTCGTGAAGAAGCTCGATCCCGATCTGACCATCGTCACCGGAGACCTCACGGACTGGGGTCTGAAGAGCGAGTTCGAGCAAGCGCTTCATTATCTCGACATGCTGAACGAGCCTTGGTACACCGTCCCAGGGAACCACGATGCGCGGCACGAGGGTTTCAAGGTCTTCGAGAGTCTGTGGAAGAGGCCCTCCAGATTGTTCGTTCAGGAGCACGATAACCTCCTCCTGGCAGGGATGGACAGCTCCGAGCCCGACATCGATGAAGGGCACGTTGGGAGAGATCAGACAGAGTGGCTTGGAAAGCAGCTGGATAACGCCCAATCGGAGTGCCTGCCCATTGTGTTCCTTCACCACCACCTCGTTCCGGTGCCAAACACTGGAAGGGAGCGGAATGTCCTCGTGGACTCGGGTGAAGTCCTCTTCAAGCTCTTCGAGTACGGAATCCCGCTGGTGCTCACTGGTCACAAGCACACGCCTTGGGTGTGGAACCTGAACGGGCTCATCGTCTCGACCGCGGGAACCGTGTCGTGCGAGCGGACGGCGATTCCGAACTCCTTCAATATCATCGAGATCGACGATGGCAAGGTGATGATAAGCAAGCAGATCCTCGCGGAGGACAAGCGGGAGAAGATATACTCGGGTAAGATATCTCGCCCGTCGATTCCAAGCGGATGA